A window from uncultured Desulfobacter sp. encodes these proteins:
- the mprF gene encoding bifunctional lysylphosphatidylglycerol flippase/synthetase MprF produces MRNTIKPFLGMILSLALFAGAAFLMHKELSVYHFKEVVATLRSIPLEIRFSACFLTVVSYVVLTGYDTLGLKHIHKKLPYPKIALASFTGYAFSNNIGLSMIAGASVRYRLYSAWGLSSFDIAKVVGFCAVTTWLGFSLLNGLALVASPEILGAAVHLSPWLIRVLGLCLSTIVVAYLAFSLWGKKVFSFRTHEIRFPDRSIAFSQIVLGVLDWTLAGMVLYVLLSYFADLSLPGFMTVFLVSQLVALFSQVPGGLGVFESLMVLSLSAQIPAPHILGALIAFRVIYYWMPLGIAAILLGGQELLRGKKHTTKLMALFDRWVSPMIPSVFGFTVLLGGAILLFSGATPALESRIEQVKDFFPLPFIEVSHFLGSIAGMGLLLLGRGLQRRLDVAYMLSVILLFLGIAASLVKGFDYEEAAALTIILAALLPSHRHFYRKASLFSEKFSPGWTAALVIILVSSTWLGFYAYRHVEYADALWWQFTFKGNAARFLRATLGVSVMGLFFAVARLMRPGIPNARFPDDDELKNDILPVVRRSQSATANLALLGDKMINMNQNKDAFIMYGIEGKSWVSMGDPVGPVAAWPDLIWRFRELADQAGGWPVFYQISHERLHMYLDVGFTMVKLGEEARVPLEAFNLDGRARKNLRSCKNKFEKTGYVFTVLEPEQVYLRMEALKAVSDAWMEIKSGREKGFSLGFFSPQYLSMNPVAIVEKDGEIQAFANLWQSAGKHELSVDLMRFTPDAANGIMDYLFTAMMFWGRENGYTWFNLGMAPFSGIEASNVAPFWNRLGAFVFNHGETVYNFHGLRQYKEKFDPVWSPRYLAAPGGLAMPAVFTNLASLISGGVKGLLLR; encoded by the coding sequence ATGAGAAACACTATAAAACCATTCCTGGGTATGATTCTGAGCCTGGCACTGTTCGCAGGCGCAGCCTTTCTGATGCACAAAGAGCTTTCTGTCTATCATTTCAAAGAGGTGGTTGCCACCCTTCGCAGTATCCCTTTGGAAATTCGATTTTCTGCGTGTTTTTTGACGGTTGTCAGTTATGTTGTCCTGACAGGGTATGATACCCTCGGACTGAAACATATTCATAAAAAACTGCCCTACCCTAAAATTGCTCTGGCCTCCTTCACCGGTTATGCCTTCAGTAACAACATCGGGCTGTCTATGATTGCAGGTGCTTCGGTTCGCTACCGGCTGTACTCGGCATGGGGGCTTTCAAGTTTTGATATTGCAAAGGTGGTCGGGTTTTGTGCCGTCACCACATGGTTGGGGTTTTCGCTTTTGAACGGTCTGGCTCTTGTGGCGAGTCCTGAAATTCTGGGCGCTGCCGTTCACCTGAGTCCGTGGTTGATACGGGTTCTTGGCCTGTGTCTGAGCACAATCGTTGTTGCATATCTTGCCTTTTCTTTGTGGGGAAAAAAGGTCTTTTCTTTTAGGACGCATGAAATCCGCTTTCCCGATCGTTCAATAGCCTTTTCTCAGATTGTGTTGGGTGTTCTGGACTGGACCTTGGCCGGCATGGTTCTCTATGTGCTGTTGTCCTATTTTGCCGATCTCTCCCTTCCGGGATTCATGACCGTTTTTCTGGTTTCACAATTGGTGGCGCTGTTCAGCCAGGTGCCGGGTGGTCTGGGGGTGTTCGAATCCCTTATGGTTCTGTCCCTGTCCGCACAGATTCCGGCACCCCACATCCTGGGCGCTTTAATCGCTTTCCGGGTGATTTACTACTGGATGCCCTTGGGGATTGCGGCGATTCTCCTGGGAGGGCAGGAGTTGCTTCGCGGCAAAAAACACACCACAAAACTGATGGCTCTGTTCGACCGCTGGGTCTCCCCCATGATACCCAGTGTATTCGGATTCACGGTGCTGCTCGGGGGAGCTATCCTGCTGTTTTCCGGCGCAACCCCTGCTCTGGAATCCCGGATTGAACAGGTAAAAGATTTCTTTCCTTTGCCTTTCATTGAAGTTTCCCATTTTTTGGGCAGCATCGCAGGTATGGGACTTCTTTTGCTTGGCCGGGGCCTCCAGCGGCGTCTTGACGTGGCTTATATGTTGAGTGTCATTTTGCTTTTTTTAGGCATTGCGGCCTCCCTGGTCAAAGGCTTTGATTATGAAGAAGCCGCCGCACTTACCATAATTTTGGCAGCCCTGTTGCCCAGCCACAGGCATTTTTACAGAAAAGCATCCCTGTTCAGTGAAAAATTCAGCCCGGGATGGACAGCCGCCCTCGTGATTATCCTTGTGTCGTCCACCTGGCTGGGTTTTTATGCCTACCGCCATGTGGAGTATGCAGACGCCCTTTGGTGGCAGTTCACTTTTAAGGGAAATGCGGCCCGATTTCTGAGGGCGACCCTGGGCGTATCAGTCATGGGGTTGTTTTTCGCGGTGGCTCGTTTAATGAGACCCGGTATTCCCAATGCCCGTTTTCCTGATGATGACGAATTAAAAAATGACATCCTTCCCGTGGTGCGGCGCTCCCAAAGCGCCACAGCCAACCTGGCCCTTCTGGGCGACAAGATGATTAACATGAACCAGAACAAAGACGCCTTTATCATGTACGGCATTGAGGGAAAAAGCTGGGTCTCCATGGGTGATCCGGTGGGGCCGGTGGCGGCGTGGCCGGATCTGATCTGGCGGTTCCGGGAACTGGCGGATCAGGCCGGCGGCTGGCCCGTGTTCTATCAGATAAGCCATGAACGGCTCCATATGTATCTGGACGTGGGATTTACCATGGTCAAGCTCGGTGAGGAGGCCCGGGTCCCCCTTGAGGCCTTCAATCTTGATGGCCGTGCCCGGAAAAATTTAAGAAGCTGCAAAAACAAATTTGAAAAAACTGGATATGTGTTTACGGTTCTTGAACCGGAGCAGGTCTATCTTCGCATGGAAGCGCTCAAGGCCGTTTCCGATGCCTGGATGGAAATAAAAAGCGGCCGGGAAAAAGGATTTTCCCTGGGGTTTTTCAGCCCACAGTATCTGTCCATGAACCCCGTGGCCATTGTGGAAAAGGACGGTGAAATCCAAGCCTTTGCCAATCTGTGGCAAAGTGCCGGCAAGCATGAACTTTCTGTGGATCTCATGCGATTCACACCCGATGCCGCAAACGGTATTATGGATTATTTGTTCACGGCGATGATGTTCTGGGGCAGGGAAAACGGTTATACCTGGTTCAACCTGGGCATGGCACCTTTTTCGGGTATTGAGGCCTCCAATGTGGCACCGTTCTGGAACAGGCTGGGTGCCTTTGTGTTCAACCATGGAGAAACGGTATACAATTTCCATGGCTTGCGGCAATACAAGGAAAAATTTGACCCGGTCTGGTCGCCGCGCTATCTTGCCGCACCGGGAGGATTGGCCATGCCGGCGGTCTTTACTAATCTTGCGTCACTGATTTCAGGCGGTGTCAAAGGGTTGCTTTTGCGCTAA
- a CDS encoding radical SAM protein: MLTGVHFLLSMTCNYECDHCFLYCSPRTRGTFTSDQLLNVFKQMDAIDSISSVYFEGGEPFLFYPVLLHGLKLASQRGYSRGVVTNGYWANSKEDALLWLRPLAEIGLDNLSVSDDSLHHGTEQGVRMKWIKQAADELGLPSGAICLEPPDPDRGGQPVNERGEPIVGGDIRFRGRAVDKLVKGLPRIDGSEFKQCPDEDFANPGRVHVDPFGNVHLCQGIIMGNIWKTPLEKLIREYDVNSHPICSCLQNGGPLKLAKEYSYSNQDGFVDPCHMCYETRKHILDDFPEYLGPAMVYGL; encoded by the coding sequence ATGCTGACAGGTGTTCATTTTTTATTATCCATGACCTGCAACTATGAATGCGACCATTGTTTTTTATACTGCAGTCCCAGGACCCGGGGAACGTTTACAAGTGATCAGCTTTTGAATGTTTTTAAACAGATGGACGCAATTGACAGTATAAGCAGTGTTTATTTCGAAGGTGGAGAGCCTTTTTTATTCTACCCAGTTTTATTGCATGGCTTGAAGCTTGCTTCTCAAAGAGGGTACAGCCGGGGGGTGGTAACTAACGGCTACTGGGCCAACAGCAAAGAAGATGCACTGCTGTGGCTTCGTCCTTTGGCCGAGATCGGCCTGGATAACTTAAGCGTAAGCGATGATTCACTGCATCACGGCACCGAGCAGGGCGTTCGAATGAAATGGATCAAACAAGCGGCTGATGAACTTGGGCTGCCTTCAGGTGCCATATGCCTGGAACCTCCTGATCCGGACAGAGGTGGGCAGCCTGTAAATGAACGGGGTGAACCCATTGTCGGCGGGGATATCAGATTTCGGGGAAGGGCTGTGGATAAACTTGTCAAAGGACTTCCCAGGATTGACGGTTCAGAGTTCAAGCAGTGTCCTGACGAAGATTTTGCAAATCCCGGGAGAGTTCATGTGGACCCTTTTGGCAATGTTCATCTTTGCCAGGGGATTATCATGGGCAATATCTGGAAAACACCCCTTGAAAAATTAATCAGGGAATATGACGTGAACAGCCATCCCATATGTTCCTGTCTGCAAAATGGGGGACCTTTAAAGCTTGCAAAGGAATATAGTTACAGCAACCAGGACGGTTTTGTGGATCCTTGCCATATGTGCTATGAGACAAGAAAACACATATTAGATGATTTTCCGGAATATCTTGGCCCTGCCATGGTATACGGTCTGTAA
- a CDS encoding peptidase: MTYCVAVLVDEGISYCSDSRTSAGVDQINTYSKMFRFGQDGNRQFVILSAGNLATTQAVIEQLSKDISTQAMVNLNTVADMSEAADYIGQLSVKEQTKSGGGSVYEATFILGGQILGTPPRLSLIYPQGNHISTSKETPFLQIGETKYGKPIMDRIITPKTPLHTAALCSLVSMDSTMRSNLSVGPPIDIQLYHTDSFIGGEYYHLPEDSEYLRDVNRIWNERMIESVASMPPLDSALAVIGDK, translated from the coding sequence ATGACGTATTGTGTTGCCGTTCTTGTTGATGAAGGGATCTCGTATTGTTCAGACTCCCGGACCAGCGCCGGTGTGGATCAGATAAATACCTATTCCAAAATGTTTCGCTTCGGACAGGATGGAAACAGGCAGTTTGTTATTCTGTCAGCCGGCAATCTTGCAACCACCCAGGCCGTCATCGAACAATTGTCCAAAGATATCAGCACACAGGCAATGGTCAACCTGAATACGGTGGCGGACATGAGTGAAGCCGCTGATTATATCGGCCAGCTCAGCGTCAAAGAACAAACCAAATCCGGCGGCGGCAGCGTCTATGAAGCCACGTTTATTCTCGGCGGCCAGATACTTGGAACCCCGCCGCGTCTGTCATTGATTTACCCCCAGGGTAATCACATATCCACTTCAAAGGAGACGCCGTTTTTGCAGATTGGGGAAACCAAATACGGTAAACCTATTATGGATCGCATCATTACACCGAAAACGCCTTTGCATACGGCCGCACTTTGTTCGCTGGTTTCCATGGATTCAACCATGCGAAGCAATCTTTCCGTAGGGCCGCCAATTGATATTCAGCTGTACCACACTGACAGCTTTATCGGCGGTGAATACTACCATCTGCCCGAAGACAGTGAATATCTAAGAGACGTCAACCGGATTTGGAATGAACGGATGATTGAAAGTGTTGCCAGTATGCCGCCTTTAGACAGCGCTCTTGCGGTAATCGGTGATAAATGA
- a CDS encoding IS3 family transposase (programmed frameshift), whose product MKKDRKKYAPEFKEEAVKLITEQGYQITEAARNLGVNPTMLGRWKREIEGSGESATGLQGSVAMKAELSRLRKENNRLKMERENLKKGSSLLRERNELKYQFVDAERKAYPVALICIVMLISRSGYYAWRKCKKSLRQREVETLIPIVKAAHQASRGTYGARRIAEEIKASGSPCGRYKAGSLMKMAGVAAKQKKKFKATTDSKHNLPVAPNLLDRQFEVVEADKVYVSDITYIWTHEGWLYLAVVIDLFSRRVVGWSLSNRMTTKLIMDALHMAIRRRMPAPGLLFHSDRGSQYCSKNFQKMLNTLGMVSSMSRKGNCWDNAVAESFFGSLKTERVFFTNYMTREEARRDIIDYIEMFYNCNRRHSYLGYISPKEFEKLWFLEKAA is encoded by the exons ATGAAGAAAGACAGAAAGAAGTATGCACCTGAATTCAAAGAAGAAGCAGTTAAACTGATAACCGAACAGGGATATCAGATTACCGAGGCAGCCCGAAATCTCGGAGTCAATCCAACCATGCTGGGTCGCTGGAAACGTGAGATTGAAGGTAGTGGAGAGAGTGCCACTGGTTTACAAGGAAGTGTGGCAATGAAGGCAGAGTTGAGCCGTCTTCGAAAAGAAAACAACCGTTTGAAGATGGAACGTGAAA ATCTTAAAAAAGGCAGCAGCCTTCTTCGCGAAAGAAATGAGCTGAAGTATCAATTCGTTGATGCTGAGAGGAAGGCTTACCCAGTAGCTCTGATATGTATTGTCATGCTCATATCCCGGAGTGGATATTATGCCTGGCGTAAATGTAAAAAATCATTGAGGCAGAGGGAAGTAGAGACACTAATTCCTATTGTTAAAGCGGCTCATCAAGCATCAAGGGGTACCTATGGCGCCCGCCGGATTGCAGAAGAGATAAAAGCATCCGGCAGTCCTTGCGGGCGGTACAAAGCTGGGTCATTGATGAAAATGGCCGGTGTTGCCGCCAAGCAGAAAAAGAAATTTAAAGCGACGACAGACAGCAAACACAATTTGCCAGTTGCACCGAATTTACTGGACAGACAGTTTGAAGTTGTCGAAGCGGACAAGGTTTATGTCTCTGACATTACATACATTTGGACCCACGAAGGGTGGTTGTATTTGGCCGTCGTTATAGACCTTTTTTCACGCCGGGTTGTCGGCTGGTCCCTGAGTAATCGAATGACCACAAAGTTGATCATGGATGCCCTGCACATGGCAATCAGGCGTCGAATGCCTGCCCCTGGCCTGCTATTTCATTCAGACAGGGGAAGTCAGTATTGCAGTAAAAACTTCCAGAAAATGTTGAATACCCTTGGGATGGTTAGCAGCATGAGCCGGAAAGGGAATTGTTGGGACAATGCCGTGGCAGAGAGCTTTTTCGGTAGTTTGAAGACTGAGAGGGTCTTTTTTACAAACTACATGACCCGAGAAGAAGCCCGGAGAGACATCATTGATTACATCGAAATGTTTTACAATTGCAACAGACGTCATTCCTATTTGGGGTATATCAGTCCAAAAGAATTTGAAAAACTGTGGTTTTTAGAAAAAGCCGCTTAA
- a CDS encoding RNA ligase family protein, which produces MLKYLNIKNFKGWQDTGPIAMLYFKFPSTPHLIVLGGNQVREDKVLTKESRNIFLKNQLIVEEKIDGANLGISFDQDGTLILQNRGAVLSPPYTGQWQKLKRWLSIHMEKLFDHLHDRYILFGEWCFAKHSIGYNKLPDYFLGFDVFDKKNDKFLSFDLRN; this is translated from the coding sequence ATGCTTAAATATCTAAACATAAAGAATTTTAAAGGCTGGCAGGATACCGGACCTATAGCAATGCTATATTTTAAATTTCCATCTACACCTCATTTAATTGTTCTTGGGGGAAATCAAGTTAGAGAAGATAAGGTGCTTACCAAGGAGTCCCGGAACATTTTTTTGAAAAACCAATTGATCGTTGAAGAAAAAATAGATGGCGCCAATTTAGGGATTTCCTTTGATCAAGATGGTACTTTAATTCTTCAAAACAGGGGAGCGGTTCTAAGCCCTCCTTATACCGGTCAATGGCAAAAGTTAAAAAGATGGCTCTCCATTCATATGGAGAAATTATTTGATCATCTTCATGACCGGTATATCCTGTTCGGGGAATGGTGTTTTGCCAAGCATTCCATTGGATATAACAAGCTACCGGATTATTTTTTAGGCTTTGACGTTTTTGATAAAAAAAATGACAAGTTCCTATCATTTGATTTGCGAAATTGA
- a CDS encoding DNA integrity scanning protein DisA nucleotide-binding domain protein: MTNQSFIRRCITETLEGLRAGLTLFSGPSRAAVVYAVTPDDPIYIFDPQNLLAGHEPKFKEMYVDSGDWRTKCSIKYDKKKFSNLIPEKNLGLAGLISYGGRSSSIVYQMWFTDHHPDMCTIGPTERWLEHAVYRFSHDVANEAELYTGISGSFLKEYATHAVRDFIVDEMNVRIGWDTRMRVYPILEAVLKISRTPEEGEWPKGKLVFVEKESIAKMNFILELPKEEQPCLNNIKHIRKLLVSVENSDLKLVATESTIIGITRENHPDFSISVDFRGQYGFLSLNDEPVCSFSDGSFKTTTHKDKLVQVEEALMDADMDAETVTALFKIVSGIVHNAAGQRYGCSIVIDLNDPPVFIMGHSLLAPLDLNNQENYDLAKSLSKVDGALHIGADVKLHRFACLLQGRNVPGESRARGARFNSALRFTAEHENVIVIVVSSDTLVSVMKGGKELKTKWKLETSLICNIPVPLEQWVALNQ; this comes from the coding sequence TTGACAAACCAAAGCTTTATCCGCAGGTGCATTACGGAAACTTTAGAGGGCTTGAGAGCGGGGCTGACGCTTTTTTCCGGACCCAGCAGAGCTGCCGTGGTTTATGCCGTCACACCCGACGATCCCATCTATATATTTGATCCCCAGAACCTTCTGGCCGGGCACGAACCCAAATTTAAAGAGATGTACGTTGATTCGGGCGATTGGCGAACCAAGTGTTCCATCAAATATGACAAAAAAAAATTCAGCAATTTGATTCCCGAAAAAAATCTTGGACTGGCCGGATTGATATCCTATGGCGGCAGATCAAGCTCCATTGTGTATCAGATGTGGTTTACCGATCACCACCCGGACATGTGCACCATAGGTCCAACCGAGCGGTGGCTGGAACATGCCGTTTACAGATTTTCCCATGATGTGGCCAATGAAGCGGAATTGTACACAGGCATTTCCGGCTCTTTTCTCAAGGAATACGCCACCCATGCGGTCCGAGATTTTATTGTTGATGAAATGAACGTCCGGATCGGCTGGGATACCAGAATGCGGGTTTATCCGATTTTAGAGGCTGTGCTTAAAATTTCAAGAACCCCCGAAGAAGGTGAATGGCCAAAAGGCAAGCTGGTTTTTGTGGAAAAAGAATCCATCGCCAAAATGAATTTTATTTTAGAACTTCCCAAAGAAGAGCAACCATGCCTGAATAATATCAAACATATCAGGAAGCTGCTCGTCTCCGTTGAAAATTCAGATTTGAAACTGGTTGCCACTGAAAGTACGATTATCGGCATCACCAGGGAAAATCATCCCGACTTTTCCATCTCAGTTGATTTTAGAGGGCAATACGGTTTTCTATCACTCAATGACGAACCGGTGTGCTCGTTTTCCGACGGAAGCTTTAAAACAACCACGCATAAGGACAAACTGGTTCAGGTGGAAGAGGCATTAATGGACGCTGATATGGATGCTGAAACGGTCACAGCCTTATTTAAAATCGTGAGCGGTATTGTTCACAATGCTGCCGGCCAGCGGTATGGATGCAGCATTGTGATTGACCTCAATGATCCCCCGGTTTTTATCATGGGACATTCACTGCTCGCCCCCCTGGATCTGAATAATCAGGAGAATTATGATCTTGCCAAATCTCTGTCCAAGGTCGACGGCGCCCTGCACATAGGGGCGGATGTGAAATTGCATAGATTTGCCTGTCTTTTGCAGGGCCGGAATGTGCCGGGTGAAAGCCGGGCCAGGGGTGCCAGATTCAATTCAGCTTTGCGGTTCACGGCAGAACACGAAAATGTTATTGTAATTGTCGTCTCATCCGATACCCTGGTCTCGGTCATGAAGGGAGGCAAGGAATTAAAAACAAAATGGAAACTGGAAACTTCTCTCATATGTAATATACCCGTTCCCCTGGAACAATGGGTTGCTTTAAACCAGTAA
- a CDS encoding DEAD/DEAH box helicase family protein codes for MTINDYDELKRKYDALLEENTVLKAKIRELVHKSENSLSHHKPIQSREIVLSTLEKPSLNSKSGAAIPLGIDAGSVTRFSQNDEKIYLFMSLFKGRTDVYAKKWQSKKGTSGYSPVCLNEWIPGICNKPRIKCSACGNPSYGALNESVVEKHLRGEYVIGIYPMNFDETCHFLTIDFDKEGWQQDIAVIRNICSEFKIPVAIERSQSGNGCHAWFFFEQKIPAAFARKFGTALLTHAMGERHQISFKSYDRLFPNQDTMPDGGFGNLIALPLQKKARDNGNAVFINEEFNPYPDQWQFLSSIQRLSEKDLASYINKLARGNELGVLKEETSESKPWERRESVGLKARDFPKTVKMIKSSMLYIEKAGLSQKALNTLKRYAAFKNPVFYKAQAMRKSTFGKPRVISCSDDYKNHIALPRGCENDVKSLFKEKNITLIQEDKSNPGKVINVQFKGELRDEQQLAVDALSVYDNGVLSAATAFGKTVIGAKLISMKKVNTLVLVHRQQLLSQWRERLEQFLIINESFPELPEKRGRKKEQNIIGHMAAGKDRLSCIIDIAVMQSLNNKGDVKDVVKNYGMILVDECHHVPAVTFEQILKKATAKYIYGLTATPARPDGHHPIIFFYCGPVRFSVDAKKQAEQRPFDHYLIPRFTSFRTPPGEDDVQLSLQEIKTGLVSDEIRNQLIIDDVVESYEKGRKSLILTGRVGHVATLAAKLKERISSVITLTGGMGNKKTAQVISEINDIKDTEPFVLVATGSYIGEGFDEARLDTLFLAMPIAWKGTLHQYAGRLHRYFKGKRDVRIYDYIDLHVKMLEKMYGKRLKGYASIGYKTKASKFPDAPTNLIFNKDDFFPVYLRDIAVASKHVLIISPFVTKQRMRQMMEHFNELLKKQVKVTIITRPTDDYDENRKAMLSNLFAAVETNGVQMVYKSNIHQKFAIIDNKITWYGSINLLSFGYSEETVMRLESSSIASELIESLERRQKC; via the coding sequence ATGACCATCAACGACTACGATGAGTTGAAAAGAAAATATGATGCCTTGCTTGAAGAGAACACTGTTCTGAAAGCAAAGATCCGGGAATTAGTCCACAAGTCTGAAAATAGTCTTTCCCATCATAAACCTATTCAATCTCGAGAAATCGTATTAAGTACCCTTGAGAAGCCTTCATTAAACTCAAAATCCGGAGCGGCAATACCTTTAGGCATAGATGCCGGGTCAGTTACCCGATTCTCTCAAAATGATGAAAAGATTTATCTTTTCATGTCACTGTTTAAAGGCCGGACCGACGTCTATGCAAAAAAATGGCAAAGTAAAAAAGGAACTTCAGGATACAGTCCGGTCTGCCTCAATGAATGGATTCCCGGGATTTGCAATAAACCCCGGATAAAATGTTCAGCATGCGGCAATCCGTCGTATGGGGCGTTAAACGAATCCGTTGTTGAAAAGCACCTCAGAGGAGAATACGTCATCGGGATTTATCCTATGAATTTTGATGAGACCTGCCATTTCCTGACCATTGATTTTGACAAAGAAGGATGGCAACAAGACATTGCGGTTATCCGGAACATTTGTTCGGAATTTAAAATACCGGTTGCCATAGAACGGTCTCAATCCGGCAATGGCTGCCACGCATGGTTTTTCTTTGAACAAAAGATTCCTGCAGCTTTTGCCCGAAAATTTGGGACAGCACTATTGACTCATGCCATGGGTGAACGACATCAAATTTCGTTCAAATCCTATGACAGGCTGTTTCCAAATCAAGATACCATGCCGGATGGCGGTTTTGGTAATCTGATCGCCCTGCCGCTTCAGAAAAAGGCTCGGGATAACGGCAATGCGGTTTTTATCAATGAAGAGTTCAATCCGTATCCGGACCAGTGGCAGTTTTTATCGAGCATTCAAAGGTTGAGCGAAAAAGATCTGGCATCGTATATCAACAAGCTGGCCAGGGGGAACGAACTGGGCGTACTGAAAGAAGAGACATCAGAATCAAAACCATGGGAAAGACGAGAATCAGTTGGTCTGAAAGCCAGAGATTTCCCTAAAACGGTTAAAATGATTAAATCCAGCATGCTGTATATCGAAAAAGCAGGATTGAGCCAGAAAGCACTGAATACGCTTAAAAGGTATGCGGCCTTTAAAAACCCTGTATTTTATAAAGCCCAGGCTATGAGAAAGTCGACCTTCGGCAAACCACGGGTCATTTCCTGCTCAGATGATTATAAAAACCATATAGCCCTGCCCCGCGGTTGCGAAAACGATGTCAAATCTTTGTTCAAGGAAAAGAATATTACACTGATACAGGAGGATAAATCCAATCCTGGAAAAGTGATCAATGTTCAGTTCAAAGGTGAATTACGGGATGAACAGCAACTTGCAGTTGATGCATTGTCGGTATATGACAATGGCGTGTTATCCGCGGCTACAGCATTTGGCAAGACCGTTATCGGTGCAAAATTGATCAGTATGAAAAAAGTGAACACCCTGGTATTGGTTCACCGGCAGCAACTGCTTTCCCAGTGGCGGGAGCGGCTTGAACAATTTCTTATCATCAATGAATCCTTTCCTGAACTGCCTGAAAAAAGAGGTCGCAAAAAAGAACAAAATATCATCGGCCACATGGCAGCAGGCAAAGACAGACTTAGCTGCATAATCGATATAGCAGTCATGCAATCATTGAATAACAAAGGAGATGTTAAGGACGTCGTAAAAAATTATGGGATGATCCTCGTGGACGAATGTCATCACGTTCCTGCAGTTACGTTTGAGCAGATATTGAAGAAGGCCACGGCAAAATATATTTACGGTCTGACGGCAACTCCTGCCAGACCCGATGGACATCATCCGATTATTTTCTTTTACTGCGGACCTGTCCGGTTTTCAGTTGATGCAAAAAAGCAGGCTGAACAGCGCCCCTTTGATCATTATTTAATTCCCAGATTTACATCGTTTAGAACACCGCCCGGCGAGGACGATGTACAATTGTCTCTTCAGGAAATAAAGACCGGTTTAGTCTCAGATGAAATCAGAAATCAGCTTATTATAGACGATGTCGTGGAGAGCTATGAAAAAGGCAGAAAGTCTCTTATTTTAACGGGCCGAGTGGGTCATGTGGCCACGCTTGCGGCGAAGCTGAAAGAAAGAATATCCAGTGTCATAACTCTGACTGGCGGTATGGGGAATAAAAAAACAGCCCAGGTCATCAGTGAAATAAATGACATTAAGGATACGGAACCCTTTGTTCTGGTTGCAACAGGCAGTTATATTGGTGAAGGCTTTGATGAGGCGCGGCTGGATACATTATTCTTAGCCATGCCCATTGCCTGGAAAGGCACCTTGCATCAATATGCCGGTAGACTGCACCGTTATTTTAAAGGGAAAAGGGATGTCCGGATTTATGATTACATTGATCTTCATGTAAAAATGCTTGAAAAAATGTACGGAAAGCGGCTGAAAGGATATGCTTCAATCGGTTATAAAACCAAAGCCTCAAAATTTCCCGATGCACCGACCAACCTTATTTTTAATAAAGACGATTTTTTTCCGGTGTATTTGCGGGATATTGCCGTTGCTTCAAAGCATGTACTGATCATCAGTCCCTTTGTCACAAAACAAAGGATGCGTCAAATGATGGAGCATTTTAATGAGCTGTTGAAAAAGCAGGTTAAAGTAACAATTATAACCCGGCCTACTGATGATTATGATGAAAATAGAAAAGCCATGCTCAGTAACCTTTTTGCAGCGGTAGAAACCAACGGTGTCCAAATGGTCTACAAATCTAACATCCACCAGAAATTTGCAATCATTGACAATAAGATAACCTGGTACGGGAGCATCAACCTTTTAAGTTTTGGTTATTCCGAAGAAACAGTCATGCGTCTTGAAAGCAGCAGCATTGCAAGTGAATTAATTGAAAGTCTTGAAAGGAGACAAAAATGCTGA